In Myxococcus stipitatus, the following are encoded in one genomic region:
- a CDS encoding SGNH/GDSL hydrolase family protein, whose translation MRLWRTWLGVLACVGSAQLACTPIDGKSSGGWEQDESSSVTSMPAEGLEVAPALVLNDDGGVRPPLPPAPVPGFQPGFHQALRGSFSVGGVTTFRLRIPIARAGERLQVTFRAGDGSLTLERATVARAGADGSLLSAPSPLGFGGKPGFTTGPRTLVTSDPLPFPVKFREELAITFEARGALAASTINAFPGSTIRPGTHAMASGALSGESFERSVGVATVSVEGPPGRAFLAVGDSITEGYVDEHNDVRNAWPALVESQLGVPVVNAGVSGQGFYDALKLLDGEVLAVKGVTDCLVLLGTNDLGEDGAEEQMEARMLLLVQRLQSFCRVWVSTLLPKEKTNYGSYALVKSQRLEFNAWLRAGGTGAEVIDLEAVTRRPANVHLYLPGLTVDGIHPTAEGHRVIAAEVARVLKERGAL comes from the coding sequence ATGCGACTGTGGCGAACGTGGCTCGGAGTCCTGGCGTGTGTGGGCAGCGCGCAGCTGGCGTGTACGCCCATCGACGGGAAGTCCTCCGGCGGCTGGGAGCAGGACGAATCCTCCTCGGTCACGAGCATGCCGGCCGAAGGACTGGAGGTCGCGCCCGCGCTGGTGCTCAACGACGATGGCGGGGTGCGCCCGCCGCTCCCGCCCGCGCCAGTCCCTGGCTTCCAGCCGGGATTCCATCAAGCGCTGCGCGGCTCCTTCTCCGTGGGAGGCGTGACGACGTTCCGGCTGCGCATCCCCATCGCCCGCGCGGGAGAGCGGCTCCAGGTGACGTTCCGCGCGGGTGATGGAAGCCTCACGCTCGAGCGCGCCACCGTCGCGAGGGCCGGGGCGGATGGCTCGTTGTTGTCGGCCCCGTCCCCTCTCGGCTTCGGCGGCAAGCCCGGCTTCACCACGGGGCCGCGGACGCTGGTGACGTCGGACCCGCTCCCCTTTCCGGTGAAGTTCCGCGAGGAGCTGGCCATCACCTTCGAGGCCCGTGGCGCGCTGGCGGCCAGCACCATCAACGCGTTTCCCGGCAGCACCATCCGCCCGGGCACCCACGCGATGGCGTCGGGGGCCCTCAGCGGTGAGTCCTTCGAGCGCTCCGTGGGCGTGGCGACGGTGTCCGTGGAAGGACCTCCGGGCCGGGCCTTCCTCGCGGTGGGCGACAGCATCACCGAGGGCTACGTGGACGAACACAACGACGTCCGCAACGCGTGGCCCGCGCTGGTGGAGTCACAACTGGGCGTGCCCGTGGTCAACGCGGGCGTCAGCGGACAGGGCTTCTACGACGCGTTGAAGCTGCTGGATGGCGAGGTGCTCGCGGTGAAGGGGGTCACCGACTGCCTGGTGCTCCTGGGGACCAATGATTTGGGCGAGGACGGAGCGGAGGAGCAAATGGAGGCGCGGATGCTCCTGCTGGTGCAGCGGCTCCAGTCCTTCTGCCGCGTCTGGGTGAGCACGCTGCTGCCGAAGGAGAAGACGAACTACGGCTCCTACGCGCTCGTGAAGTCGCAGCGGCTGGAGTTCAACGCGTGGCTGCGCGCGGGAGGAACCGGCGCGGAGGTCATCGACCTGGAGGCGGTGACGCGCAGGCCGGCCAACGTGCACCTGTACCTTCCCGGGTTGACGGTGGACGGCATCCATCCCACCGCGGAGGGGCATCGGGTCATCGCCGCCGAGGTCGCGCGCGTGCTGAAGGAGCGAGGCGCGCTGTAG
- a CDS encoding TIGR02266 family protein, with protein MTSKAAEAEMTGEPAAYANRRADERVAAKFAVRFEQTEDAARALRVFSINVSAGGLCLRTRKAYDVGAQVRLSMDIAGEEFHLTGVIAWVRDEQEAIGVRFTDVSDEDRERLQRVVASFKR; from the coding sequence ATGACTAGCAAGGCGGCGGAAGCGGAGATGACAGGGGAGCCAGCCGCATACGCGAACCGGCGAGCCGACGAGCGAGTGGCCGCGAAGTTCGCGGTCCGCTTCGAGCAAACAGAAGACGCCGCGCGGGCCCTGCGCGTGTTCTCCATCAACGTCTCCGCTGGCGGCCTGTGCCTGCGCACGCGCAAGGCCTACGACGTCGGTGCCCAGGTCCGGCTGTCCATGGACATCGCGGGCGAGGAGTTCCACCTCACCGGCGTCATCGCGTGGGTTCGCGACGAGCAGGAAGCCATCGGCGTTCGCTTCACGGACGTGAGCGACGAGGACCGCGAGCGGCTCCAGCGCGTGGTGGCGAGCTTCAAGCGCTGA
- a CDS encoding GNAT family N-acetyltransferase, with protein sequence MALLLRELGYPQGTDQQTVHWVVSHPEIEIFVAGDAQDRPVGMLSFSHRPQLRLRGRVGTIDELVVTESWRRRGVGRALIKQILERCKVLSAKQLQLVSPLATTPETRAFYIACGFSEVDAGVFRHLETEGRR encoded by the coding sequence ATGGCCTTGTTGCTTCGTGAGCTGGGCTATCCCCAGGGGACGGACCAGCAGACCGTTCACTGGGTGGTGAGCCATCCCGAGATTGAAATCTTCGTGGCTGGCGACGCCCAGGACCGGCCCGTGGGGATGTTGTCCTTCTCTCACCGTCCTCAGCTGCGGCTGCGCGGACGCGTGGGCACCATCGACGAGTTGGTGGTGACGGAGTCCTGGCGACGCCGGGGCGTGGGCCGCGCGCTCATCAAACAGATTCTGGAGCGCTGCAAGGTGCTCAGCGCGAAGCAGCTCCAGCTCGTCTCGCCCCTGGCCACCACGCCGGAGACTCGCGCCTTCTACATCGCCTGCGGATTCTCCGAGGTGGACGCGGGGGTCTTCCGCCATCTGGAGACCGAGGGCCGCCGCTAA
- a CDS encoding alpha-ketoacid dehydrogenase subunit beta: protein MANMAQAIRMALHYAETHLGVTDIFGEDVGAPLGGVFTCTQGLKTTWNSPLDERGIIGAAMGIAMGGGRPVAEIQFCDYVYNTIDLLKLAGNTCWSSNGDWNLPMVVRTPVGSGIRGSIYHSHSFDATMTHIPGWKVVMPSNPLDAYGLLISACKEQNPVMYLEPKALLRVKGEERIPGEPDDDRTLSKLIDAPLGDRSQWKPQWPEALEAFAVPIGKGKLVREGHQVTVVSYGRTLPLCARAAATLADEGISVEVIDLRSLWPYDWDMMKASIQKTGRVLFVNEDTEVTNFGEHLVRRTVDELFYSLLAPPRLLAGKFVPGIGLADTLEMASVPQQNDITTALRALAGEQP from the coding sequence ATGGCCAACATGGCACAGGCCATTCGCATGGCCCTCCACTACGCCGAGACGCACCTGGGCGTGACGGACATCTTCGGTGAGGACGTGGGAGCGCCGCTGGGCGGCGTCTTCACCTGCACGCAGGGCCTCAAGACGACGTGGAACTCGCCCCTGGACGAGCGCGGCATCATCGGCGCGGCCATGGGCATCGCGATGGGCGGCGGACGCCCCGTCGCGGAGATCCAGTTCTGCGACTACGTCTACAACACCATCGACCTGCTCAAGCTGGCGGGCAACACCTGCTGGTCCAGCAACGGCGACTGGAACCTGCCCATGGTGGTGCGCACGCCGGTGGGCAGCGGCATCCGCGGGTCCATCTACCACTCGCACTCGTTCGACGCGACGATGACGCACATCCCCGGCTGGAAGGTGGTCATGCCTTCCAACCCGCTGGACGCGTACGGCCTGCTCATCTCCGCGTGCAAGGAGCAGAACCCGGTCATGTACCTGGAGCCCAAGGCGCTGTTGCGCGTCAAGGGCGAGGAGCGCATCCCCGGCGAGCCCGACGACGACCGCACCCTGTCCAAGCTCATCGACGCGCCGCTGGGAGACCGCTCGCAGTGGAAGCCCCAGTGGCCGGAGGCGCTGGAGGCGTTCGCGGTGCCCATCGGCAAGGGCAAGCTCGTGCGCGAGGGCCACCAGGTGACGGTGGTCAGCTACGGCCGCACCCTGCCCCTGTGCGCGCGCGCCGCGGCGACGCTCGCCGACGAGGGCATCAGCGTGGAGGTCATCGACCTGCGCTCGCTGTGGCCCTACGACTGGGACATGATGAAGGCCTCCATCCAGAAGACGGGCCGCGTCCTGTTCGTCAACGAGGACACCGAGGTGACGAACTTCGGTGAGCACCTGGTGCGCCGCACCGTGGATGAGCTCTTCTACTCCCTGCTCGCGCCGCCGCGGCTCCTGGCCGGCAAGTTCGTGCCCGGCATCGGCCTGGCCGACACGCTGGAGATGGCCTCCGTGCCCCAGCAGAACGACATCACCACGGCCCTGCGAGCCCTCGCCGGCGAGCAACCGTAA
- a CDS encoding thiamine pyrophosphate-dependent dehydrogenase E1 component subunit alpha: MSRPRLIKESSAPLPLDRELLVRIHDLMVKTRVLEERLIQMYKQGHGYFWIGGPGEEAFNVPLGLLMKKGQGPEYDFLHAHYRQSGTLLALGEEPIGALRQMKNTASDPYSGGRNFAGHFSLRKYNVAPVSSPIEVQYSIAPGTAMVQKRVGGDGITIVTGGDAGTAEGDFATCLVWSSRPANPLPVLIIVTNNKWGISTSAEGQHGEPRVSERGKAFNIRSKTINGNDPVESYLELKEAMEYVRKERRPFLLEANVSRLYGHSSASGANYVTEEVDCLKDFEKRLEQDGVLTRQQMDDLRNRYTEDMAAAARIARDEPLPEPESIWKHIFAEDK; encoded by the coding sequence GTGTCTCGACCCCGACTCATCAAAGAATCATCCGCGCCGCTCCCGCTCGACAGGGAGCTGCTGGTTCGCATCCACGACCTGATGGTCAAAACGCGCGTCCTCGAGGAGCGCCTCATCCAGATGTACAAGCAGGGCCACGGCTACTTCTGGATTGGCGGTCCGGGCGAGGAGGCGTTCAACGTCCCGCTCGGCCTGCTGATGAAGAAGGGCCAGGGCCCCGAGTACGACTTCCTCCACGCGCACTACCGCCAGTCCGGCACGCTGCTCGCCTTGGGCGAGGAGCCCATCGGCGCCTTGCGGCAGATGAAGAACACCGCGTCGGACCCGTACTCCGGCGGCCGCAACTTCGCGGGCCACTTCTCGCTGCGCAAGTACAACGTGGCCCCCGTCAGCTCGCCCATCGAGGTGCAGTACTCCATCGCTCCGGGCACCGCGATGGTGCAGAAGCGCGTGGGCGGCGACGGCATCACCATCGTCACGGGCGGCGACGCCGGCACGGCCGAGGGTGATTTCGCCACCTGCCTCGTGTGGAGCAGCCGCCCCGCCAACCCGTTGCCGGTGCTCATCATCGTCACCAACAACAAGTGGGGCATCTCCACCTCGGCGGAGGGCCAGCACGGCGAGCCCCGCGTCAGCGAGCGCGGCAAGGCGTTCAACATCCGCTCGAAGACCATCAACGGCAACGACCCGGTGGAGTCCTACCTGGAGCTGAAGGAGGCCATGGAGTACGTGCGCAAGGAGCGCAGGCCCTTCCTCCTGGAGGCCAACGTGTCGCGCCTGTACGGGCACTCGTCCGCGTCCGGCGCCAACTACGTGACGGAAGAGGTCGACTGCCTCAAGGACTTCGAGAAGCGCCTGGAGCAGGACGGCGTGCTCACCCGGCAGCAGATGGACGACCTGCGCAACCGTTACACCGAGGACATGGCCGCCGCCGCCCGCATCGCCCGGGACGAGCCGCTGCCCGAGCCCGAGAGCATCTGGAAGCACATCTTCGCGGAGGACAAGTAA
- a CDS encoding PP2C family protein-serine/threonine phosphatase, producing the protein MSSSTNTRLNPEPESGTSPGTSPGAAPSPTERTGTREITGTTESTATRLTAELGLPHAESTSTLIAPLEAGELPNVAAIRGPRLDQILLLTTTALVVVIVGLLAALSVASTQSQFEETARRSTERIQEQARELGRTVGQTLALTSVTNLRDNNYAFLEGVAGSIVTTNPNILRVQILDPEGLVMADSEPKAEGGQDAEAPAPRTAEQRLVQAFYRNQPVYEIQEPIDYGSTSGKGLVVISYSLRSLQEQLEALERDKRATVRANTTRMLALGLGFVVLAGVVAAFQSRRITRPLGVLTGKVMQLAAGDLGARTQAAPGAGREVRTLGVVFNHMAERIKVLLDDVRAKAQLEREVSLARTVQETLLPGRDAVQVGPLRIAGLVVTADACGGDWWFRAALDDHRVVIGIGDVTGHGLSTSLVATSATSGFASAMTLREPAEVNAQMLITALNVTLANVGRGEHQMSSALAVIDVSNGYIDYAAGAHPSPFVYNKLTGQAASLPARGPLLGASVSSQFTSRQAQLRPGDIVVWYTDGLTESRDGSGRLYGTQRLAAAVQAHAHLSAEAVREALLADARAFSAGLPQRDDITVVVAEYSPV; encoded by the coding sequence TTGTCCTCCAGCACGAACACGCGTCTGAACCCCGAACCCGAGTCCGGTACCTCCCCTGGTACGTCCCCGGGCGCAGCTCCCTCGCCCACCGAACGGACGGGCACTCGGGAAATCACAGGTACCACCGAGTCCACGGCCACGCGGCTCACGGCCGAGCTGGGTCTTCCCCATGCGGAGTCGACGAGCACGCTCATCGCTCCGCTGGAGGCCGGGGAGCTGCCCAACGTCGCGGCCATCCGAGGCCCGCGCCTGGACCAGATCCTCCTGCTCACCACCACGGCGCTGGTGGTGGTCATCGTGGGGCTGCTGGCCGCGCTGTCGGTGGCCTCCACCCAGTCCCAGTTCGAGGAGACCGCTCGCCGCTCCACCGAGCGCATCCAGGAGCAGGCCCGCGAGCTGGGGCGGACCGTGGGCCAGACGCTGGCGCTCACGTCCGTCACCAACCTGCGCGACAACAACTACGCCTTCCTGGAAGGCGTGGCCGGCTCCATCGTCACCACCAACCCCAACATCCTCCGCGTCCAGATTCTGGACCCGGAGGGGCTGGTGATGGCGGACAGCGAGCCCAAGGCGGAGGGAGGCCAGGACGCCGAGGCGCCCGCCCCGCGCACCGCCGAGCAGCGGCTGGTCCAGGCCTTCTACCGCAACCAGCCGGTGTACGAGATTCAGGAGCCCATCGACTATGGCTCCACCAGCGGCAAGGGGCTGGTGGTCATCAGCTACTCGCTGCGCTCGCTTCAGGAACAGTTGGAGGCGCTGGAGCGCGACAAGCGGGCCACGGTGAGGGCCAACACCACGCGCATGCTGGCGCTGGGCTTGGGCTTTGTGGTGCTGGCCGGCGTGGTCGCCGCGTTTCAGAGCCGCAGGATTACCCGTCCGCTGGGCGTGCTCACGGGCAAGGTGATGCAGCTGGCGGCCGGAGACCTGGGCGCGCGCACCCAGGCGGCGCCGGGCGCGGGCCGCGAGGTGCGCACCCTGGGCGTGGTGTTCAACCACATGGCGGAGCGCATCAAGGTCCTGCTCGACGACGTGCGCGCCAAGGCGCAGCTCGAGCGCGAGGTGTCGCTGGCGCGCACGGTCCAGGAGACGCTGCTGCCCGGCCGCGACGCGGTGCAGGTGGGGCCGCTGCGCATCGCGGGCCTCGTCGTCACCGCGGATGCCTGTGGGGGCGACTGGTGGTTCCGCGCCGCGCTGGACGACCACCGCGTCGTCATCGGCATTGGCGATGTGACGGGCCATGGCCTGTCCACGTCCCTGGTGGCCACCAGCGCCACCAGCGGCTTCGCCTCCGCCATGACGCTGCGAGAGCCCGCGGAGGTCAACGCGCAGATGCTCATCACCGCGCTCAACGTGACGCTGGCCAACGTGGGGCGGGGTGAGCACCAGATGTCCAGCGCCCTGGCCGTCATCGACGTGTCCAACGGCTACATCGACTACGCGGCGGGCGCGCACCCCAGCCCGTTCGTCTACAACAAGCTCACGGGCCAGGCGGCGTCGCTGCCCGCGCGTGGGCCGCTGCTCGGCGCGTCGGTGTCGTCGCAGTTCACCTCGCGCCAGGCGCAGCTTCGGCCCGGGGATATCGTGGTCTGGTACACCGACGGACTCACCGAGTCGCGCGATGGCTCGGGCCGCCTCTATGGCACCCAGCGCCTGGCCGCCGCGGTCCAGGCCCATGCCCACCTGTCCGCGGAGGCCGTGCGTGAAGCGCTGCTCGCGGATGCCCGCGCCTTCAGCGCCGGACTGCCGCAGCGCGACGACATCACCGTCGTCGTGGCCGAGTACAGCCCCGTCTGA
- a CDS encoding tetratricopeptide repeat protein, whose amino-acid sequence MRRTPFFSPRRLTSALALLASLSAPPSLAQYRPPPMSESQRLVKEGETAQVSASAASASGDKKAAEEKYRKALASFEQALAAEPGSIAAAAGVGSVANALQDWTRTVERLKPVQAANPSELSLAYPLGVALFKLRRFPEAVPLMEQVAAADQAEHLIVHYYLASYYLYAQQGDAAVTRLRRYLSLRPAKLAANDYQIHELLGRAHVLRRDTVAARASFTQAQAGRPESASVQLGLASVLELEGKPDEARVLLEGVTTRFPQVAEPREKLARLYLSSGDLPRAETQAVAVAKLGATPAAYLLLGDVRLAQKQAPAAEEAYRKVLELQPGLVLGQMAVGKALQAQGRHEEAIQFLEAAVRSGANSVELWASLGSVNRRAGRFQRAVEVHRRVVEMVPRQALGWMLLGADHFATGQWDQAIDDYGNALVVEPDHAGAKQWLARALAHRARDRSGAGRSDDAVRDLRRAFDLDRSVPMARRLAAALMETRAYGDARKVMEQGATLPGASWREQLLLGYARLGAGDAQAALEAFERSSKQTEEPDQQAEASAGAALAEVELGQVDAAVQRLTEVGPSRSAASVAQANLPRVLVRRALSRLESGDLEGADRDLDAVDKLGTGKRADLAKLVLFARGLTRAESGRHAEATAALKKALTPAQAWAWPNTRALADAFALYKKGQVAAARKQLAAASKKPMPGQPKWLASMTGALHRREASLAYAAGNMKGAEKALKAALATEPEDTLLQHNLACVDWRKGKASDALATWRRLEPSVAVASLNLGIDAQERRHEPAEAVDAWRRYLASGTGPRMAQVREWKDRLQSLHGLAEPSGSPAAAGATVEDTTP is encoded by the coding sequence ATGCGCCGCACACCCTTCTTCTCCCCGCGACGCCTGACCTCGGCGCTCGCGCTGCTGGCTTCGCTGTCGGCCCCACCCTCCCTGGCGCAGTACCGCCCTCCCCCCATGTCGGAGTCGCAGCGGCTGGTGAAGGAGGGCGAGACGGCCCAGGTGTCCGCCAGCGCGGCGAGCGCCTCCGGCGACAAGAAGGCGGCCGAGGAGAAGTACCGCAAGGCCCTGGCCTCCTTCGAGCAAGCGCTGGCCGCGGAGCCGGGCTCCATCGCGGCCGCCGCGGGCGTGGGCTCCGTCGCCAACGCGCTTCAGGACTGGACGCGCACCGTGGAGCGGCTCAAGCCGGTGCAGGCGGCGAACCCGTCCGAGCTGTCGCTCGCGTATCCGCTGGGTGTGGCCCTCTTCAAGCTGCGCCGCTTCCCGGAGGCGGTGCCACTCATGGAGCAGGTGGCCGCGGCGGACCAGGCCGAGCACCTCATCGTCCACTACTACCTGGCCAGCTACTACCTCTACGCGCAGCAGGGCGACGCGGCGGTGACGCGTCTGCGGCGCTACCTGTCGCTGCGCCCCGCGAAGCTCGCCGCCAACGACTACCAGATTCACGAGCTGCTGGGCCGCGCGCACGTGTTGCGGCGCGACACGGTGGCCGCGCGGGCCTCCTTCACCCAGGCGCAGGCGGGGCGGCCCGAGTCCGCCTCCGTGCAGCTGGGCCTGGCCAGCGTGCTGGAGCTGGAGGGCAAGCCCGATGAGGCGCGTGTCCTGTTGGAGGGCGTGACGACCCGCTTCCCGCAGGTGGCCGAGCCCCGCGAGAAGCTGGCCCGGCTGTATCTCTCCTCCGGAGACCTGCCTCGCGCGGAGACGCAGGCGGTGGCGGTGGCGAAGCTGGGCGCGACGCCCGCCGCGTACCTGCTCCTGGGCGACGTTCGGCTGGCGCAGAAGCAGGCCCCGGCCGCGGAGGAAGCCTACCGCAAGGTGTTGGAGCTCCAGCCGGGACTGGTGCTGGGGCAGATGGCCGTGGGCAAGGCGCTCCAGGCCCAGGGGCGCCACGAGGAGGCCATCCAGTTCCTCGAGGCGGCGGTCCGCTCGGGCGCCAACAGCGTGGAGCTGTGGGCCTCGCTGGGCTCCGTCAACCGGCGCGCGGGCCGCTTCCAGCGCGCGGTGGAGGTGCACCGCCGCGTCGTGGAGATGGTGCCGCGTCAGGCGCTGGGCTGGATGTTGCTGGGCGCGGACCACTTCGCCACCGGGCAGTGGGACCAGGCCATCGACGATTATGGCAACGCGCTCGTGGTCGAGCCGGACCACGCCGGGGCGAAGCAGTGGCTGGCTCGCGCGCTGGCCCACCGCGCCCGGGACCGCAGCGGGGCGGGGCGGTCGGATGACGCCGTGCGAGACCTGCGGCGCGCGTTCGACCTGGACCGGAGTGTCCCCATGGCCCGCCGGCTGGCCGCGGCCTTGATGGAGACGCGGGCCTATGGCGACGCGCGCAAGGTGATGGAGCAGGGCGCGACGCTCCCCGGTGCTTCGTGGCGCGAGCAGCTGCTGTTGGGCTACGCGCGGCTGGGCGCGGGGGACGCGCAGGCGGCGCTCGAGGCGTTCGAGCGCTCCAGCAAGCAGACCGAGGAGCCGGACCAGCAGGCGGAGGCCTCCGCGGGCGCGGCGCTGGCGGAGGTGGAGCTGGGGCAGGTGGACGCCGCCGTGCAGCGGCTCACCGAGGTGGGCCCGTCGCGCTCGGCCGCGAGCGTGGCCCAGGCCAACCTTCCGCGGGTATTGGTGCGCCGGGCCCTGTCCCGGCTGGAGTCGGGTGACCTCGAGGGCGCCGACCGGGACCTCGACGCGGTGGACAAGCTGGGCACCGGCAAGCGCGCGGACCTGGCGAAGCTGGTCCTCTTCGCCCGGGGGCTGACGCGCGCGGAGTCGGGACGTCACGCCGAGGCGACCGCCGCGCTGAAGAAGGCGCTGACGCCCGCGCAGGCCTGGGCCTGGCCCAACACGCGCGCCCTGGCGGACGCCTTCGCCCTCTACAAGAAGGGGCAGGTCGCCGCCGCGCGCAAGCAGCTCGCCGCCGCGTCGAAGAAGCCCATGCCCGGACAGCCCAAGTGGCTTGCCTCCATGACGGGCGCGCTCCACCGTCGCGAGGCCTCGCTGGCCTATGCGGCCGGCAACATGAAGGGCGCGGAGAAGGCGCTCAAGGCCGCGCTCGCCACCGAGCCCGAGGACACGCTGCTCCAACACAACCTGGCCTGCGTCGACTGGCGCAAGGGCAAGGCGTCGGACGCGCTGGCCACCTGGCGCCGGCTGGAGCCATCCGTCGCGGTGGCCTCGCTCAACCTGGGCATCGACGCCCAGGAGCGCCGCCACGAGCCGGCCGAGGCGGTGGACGCCTGGCGCCGCTACCTCGCCTCGGGCACCGGGCCGCGCATGGCCCAGGTGCGTGAGTGGAAGGACAGACTGCAGAGCCTCCATGGCCTCGCCGAGCCCTCGGGCTCCCCGGCGGCGGCCGGAGCCACCGTGGAGGACACCACCCCATGA
- a CDS encoding PhnD/SsuA/transferrin family substrate-binding protein, whose amino-acid sequence MTTLRFLLAGLALALCLASPAGAAPASKKATLGVFLATTLSDGQERFQYAEALAARLTEAMGRPVAAKSFGRYEDFARAISDGLVDFAVVEGWAAVQLGARATPLAWATRPGESQQRWAIVSTQRGSVKDLAGKRLALVKGAGPADPKFVTHAVLGGDLDAQRHFKLSPVPNVESALKMLDAKGAEAALVPVAHVPKDNKEIRVLFRSSRLPGAVLVDLRNQRVALDTALPAVGAVPPFEAFSRIEGKEFEDFRRLVTQGPPRRQPVFAETPDLRVSTQALVRAEELGPSLPSFAGDLAVTAEQPDD is encoded by the coding sequence ATGACGACGCTTCGTTTCCTGCTGGCCGGCCTCGCGCTGGCGCTGTGTCTGGCCTCTCCCGCGGGCGCGGCTCCGGCTTCGAAGAAGGCCACCCTGGGCGTCTTCCTGGCCACCACCTTGAGCGACGGCCAGGAGCGCTTCCAGTACGCGGAGGCCCTGGCGGCGAGGCTGACCGAGGCCATGGGGCGCCCCGTGGCCGCCAAGAGCTTTGGCCGCTACGAGGACTTCGCCCGCGCCATCTCCGACGGGTTGGTGGACTTCGCCGTCGTCGAAGGGTGGGCCGCCGTGCAGTTGGGCGCCCGCGCCACGCCCCTGGCCTGGGCCACGCGCCCCGGAGAGTCCCAGCAGCGCTGGGCCATCGTGTCCACCCAGCGGGGCTCCGTGAAGGACCTCGCCGGCAAGCGCCTGGCCTTGGTGAAGGGCGCCGGGCCCGCCGACCCCAAGTTCGTCACCCATGCCGTCCTCGGCGGAGACCTGGATGCGCAGCGCCACTTCAAGCTGTCCCCGGTGCCCAACGTGGAGTCCGCCCTGAAGATGCTGGACGCCAAGGGCGCGGAGGCCGCCCTGGTGCCGGTGGCGCACGTCCCCAAGGACAACAAGGAGATCCGCGTCCTCTTCCGCAGCTCCCGGCTCCCGGGCGCCGTCCTCGTCGACCTGCGCAACCAGCGGGTCGCCCTGGACACAGCCCTGCCCGCCGTGGGCGCCGTGCCTCCCTTCGAGGCCTTCTCCCGCATCGAGGGCAAGGAGTTCGAGGACTTCCGGCGTCTCGTCACCCAGGGCCCCCCCCGCCGCCAGCCGGTGTTCGCCGAGACGCCCGACCTGCGCGTGTCCACCCAGGCGCTGGTGCGCGCCGAGGAGTTGGGGCCGTCGCTGCCGTCCTTCGCGGGCGACCTCGCCGTCACCGCCGAGCAGCCGGATGACTGA